A single window of Kitasatospora sp. HUAS MG31 DNA harbors:
- a CDS encoding TetR/AcrR family transcriptional regulator yields the protein MPRPRTPLLSRERIVVAALALVDAEGLAALSTRRLATELSVSGPSLYNHFATKDELLDAVVDSVMGEVDLSMFDAPDGWREPLRDWARSYRAALAAHPNVVPVLAQGPGRRPNALRLADAVFGCLVDAGWPRGQATRIGALMRYFITGSALGSFAAGFPEDAAVYAADYPHLGEAHLLAEHRRTIDESAFETGLHALLDGLALRYPDPGH from the coding sequence ATGCCCCGCCCGCGCACACCCCTGCTGAGCCGCGAGCGCATCGTCGTCGCCGCCCTCGCCCTGGTCGACGCCGAGGGCCTGGCCGCGCTCTCCACCCGACGCCTCGCCACCGAGCTCTCGGTCAGCGGACCCTCGCTCTACAACCACTTCGCCACCAAGGACGAGCTGCTGGACGCCGTGGTGGACAGCGTCATGGGCGAGGTCGACCTGTCGATGTTCGACGCCCCGGACGGCTGGCGCGAGCCGCTGCGGGACTGGGCCCGCTCCTACCGGGCCGCCCTCGCCGCCCACCCCAACGTCGTCCCGGTGCTCGCCCAGGGGCCCGGGCGGCGGCCCAACGCCCTGCGGCTCGCCGACGCGGTGTTCGGCTGCCTGGTCGACGCGGGGTGGCCACGGGGGCAGGCGACCCGGATCGGGGCCCTGATGCGGTACTTCATCACCGGCTCCGCCCTCGGCTCCTTCGCCGCCGGCTTCCCCGAGGACGCCGCCGTCTACGCCGCCGACTACCCCCATCTCGGCGAGGCCCACCTCCTCGCCGAACACCGCCGCACCATCGACGAGAGCGCCTTCGAAACCGGCCTCCACGCCCTCCTCGACGGCCTGGCCCTCCGCTACCCCGACCCAGGTCACTAG
- a CDS encoding zinc-binding dehydrogenase, with the protein MPAPPAVRAATAYVLAEAAAGRLRPVIGRRFPLERAADAHRAIASRATTGKTLLEVRPTGADPRRPV; encoded by the coding sequence ATGCCCGCCCCGCCGGCGGTCCGGGCCGCGACCGCGTACGTGCTGGCGGAGGCCGCGGCGGGCCGCCTCCGTCCGGTGATCGGCCGGCGCTTCCCGCTGGAGCGGGCCGCCGACGCCCACCGCGCCATCGCCTCCCGGGCCACCACCGGCAAGACCCTGCTGGAGGTCCGTCCCACCGGGGCCGACCCGCGGCGGCCGGTCTAA
- a CDS encoding thiolase family protein, translating to MRPVYFAAARRTPIGRLRGALSTVRPDDLSAAVLRGLLADVPALDPARIDDVYWGAANQAGEDNRNLARMAVLLAGLPESVPGATLNRLCASGMEAVTTAARTIAAGEAEVVVAGGCESMSRAPFVLPRPDEALPHRMETFDTRLGWRLTNPRMKELHGVLSMGETAEEVATRYGVTREEQDAFALRSHQRAATARKDGHFDAELLPVERPDGVLVTEDESIREDTTLEKLARLKPVFRPGGTVTAGNASPMNDGAAALLLVSEEALRELELEPLGRYAAGASAGVHPDVMGIGPVPATRKVLGRLGWRVEDVQEAEFNEAFAAQALASVRELGFDPELVNPSGGAIALGHPLGGSGARILTTLLHRMRRTGARRGLATMCVGVGQGSAVLVEKD from the coding sequence GTGCGTCCCGTCTACTTCGCCGCCGCCCGCCGCACCCCGATCGGGCGGCTGCGCGGCGCGCTGTCCACGGTGCGGCCGGACGACCTCTCGGCCGCCGTCCTGCGCGGCCTGCTCGCCGACGTGCCCGCGCTCGACCCGGCCCGGATCGACGACGTCTACTGGGGTGCCGCCAACCAGGCCGGCGAGGACAACCGCAACCTCGCCCGGATGGCGGTGCTGCTGGCCGGCCTCCCGGAGTCCGTCCCCGGCGCCACCCTCAACCGGCTGTGCGCCTCCGGCATGGAGGCGGTCACCACCGCCGCCCGCACCATCGCCGCCGGCGAGGCGGAGGTCGTGGTGGCCGGCGGCTGCGAGTCGATGAGCCGCGCCCCCTTCGTGCTCCCCCGGCCGGACGAGGCCCTGCCGCACCGGATGGAGACCTTCGACACCCGGCTCGGCTGGCGGCTGACCAACCCGCGGATGAAGGAGCTGCACGGCGTCCTCAGCATGGGCGAGACCGCCGAGGAGGTGGCCACCCGGTACGGCGTCACCCGCGAGGAGCAGGACGCATTCGCGCTGCGCAGCCACCAGCGCGCGGCCACGGCCCGCAAGGACGGCCACTTCGACGCCGAACTGCTGCCGGTGGAGCGGCCGGACGGCGTGCTGGTCACCGAGGACGAGTCCATCCGCGAGGACACCACCCTGGAGAAGCTGGCCCGCCTCAAGCCGGTGTTCCGGCCCGGCGGCACGGTCACCGCGGGCAACGCCTCCCCGATGAACGACGGCGCCGCCGCCCTGCTGCTGGTCAGCGAGGAGGCCCTGCGGGAGCTGGAGCTGGAGCCGCTCGGCCGGTACGCGGCGGGCGCCTCGGCGGGCGTGCACCCGGACGTGATGGGCATCGGTCCCGTGCCCGCCACCCGCAAGGTGCTGGGCCGGCTCGGCTGGCGGGTCGAGGACGTCCAGGAGGCCGAGTTCAACGAGGCGTTCGCGGCCCAGGCCCTGGCCAGCGTCCGGGAGTTGGGCTTCGACCCGGAGCTGGTCAACCCGAGCGGCGGCGCCATCGCCCTCGGCCACCCGCTGGGCGGCTCCGGCGCCCGCATCCTCACCACCCTGCTGCACCGGATGCGCCGCACCGGCGCCCGGCGCGGCCTGGCCACCATGTGTGTCGGCGTCGGACAGGGCAGCGCCGTACTCGTCGAGAAGGACTGA
- a CDS encoding LysM peptidoglycan-binding domain-containing protein, with product MAARRADDHAHRGRGGTPGPGPRPVPVRAARRPTGRSVLAALGALVALLGLLVAVPALLAYGTTAVAGMGDPAEGGLGAALTTPDDGRLFLWALVAVGWVAWLCFAWSVLLEIPAQLRGRVARRIPAFGWSQRLAAGLVGSVLALLPVAGSAFAAAPEAVHAAVAPAQLAAAPQYPALPAAAAAPAAPAADAQPGYTVRDTRPADSLWSIAERQLGSGERWVEIARLNDGRVMDESGSRFDADRPIQPGWKLVMPADAKPDDRAAAQGDQGTPPALPEGSAPAHVPAHATVTVRSGDSLSAIAQRELGDGDQWPQLFEANKGVATPDGERLTDPDLLVPGTVLAIPGAATAEPPAPAPQQPAPAPAPAPAPAPQAETPAPQAPAPQPPAPEATSAPEPTSTSAPTSQAQTPAPASSAPESAAAGTPAPESAGPAGPAAEHRTARPSDDYSAALAASAVGVLLAAVMIGAVSRRRGDQQRARRPRHRIALPGQAAGAFEAELRARQNEAGLDLLDRALRTLTRNTVRTGKRLPALIAARVTRDRTVELHLAAPAVPVAPFRAAHAPNVWWCPADASDLLSKGQAAKHNAPYPALVTLGSSPDGSVVLADLETVRLVHLSGHPEDAEDVLRTLAVELAHSPLADRLHLHLVGFAGELPLAGPAVERVHHHATIEAALAVLGPRTAKARATLVAADASSPRDARSRGDADDAWVPEILLSAEPPTGTVPGELGRLLDGRPRTCLAVITRAPERGAGPVARWTLPSTGQATLPGLHLSVELQRLDPQQLGLLGELVRSSGDLTQHPAPDWTLDGPGEDLDPTELPTPVPVLAALGAVNGTTGPAAVTAAALGSGPSEDGEGGPRLLARVIGTGASPFAGTGPTATPAPGPASRHLVNGLGRHALNQTTVELAKPVVPVAPAAPVASVASAGSAGSPEDVSGPAAEYGRFAETAALALPAAVEEPVEAAESEQDVEAEEFGPAEPTAFTDPARIAPVQPVAVPGPVSPEPVSPEAVTAEPVTTGPVPASAAGEEGGEPAHPDAVAAEARPRAGRTDSDDLLAILRSPEAHTLRTAPRIRVLGPPDILGAAGSADPGAVLRLTELAAFLALRPGTGHADLDQRIHPGAAHLAPADGEAAVPPSAGPLAAKLEGLAAWLGTSSEGRSFLPVDQPESYHLAPTVTCDWDEFRSLYRRGMRSTSTTADAALAHALALVRGAPFAEVAGDTYGWAEAERQDMLAAIVDTAHELAARRLQYGDHRTAEAAIFRALAVAPDVELLHRDLFYAYASAGARDQLVRAVNRLDALSRRTGRDLDPDTVALLRDLLSGS from the coding sequence ATGGCCGCGCGACGAGCCGACGACCACGCCCACCGGGGTCGCGGGGGCACCCCCGGACCGGGCCCCCGTCCCGTACCCGTCCGGGCGGCCCGCCGCCCGACCGGGCGCTCGGTGCTCGCCGCCCTCGGCGCGCTGGTCGCCCTGCTCGGCCTGCTGGTCGCCGTCCCCGCCCTGCTGGCGTACGGCACCACGGCGGTGGCCGGCATGGGCGACCCGGCGGAGGGCGGCCTGGGCGCCGCGCTCACCACCCCGGACGACGGGCGGCTGTTCCTGTGGGCGCTGGTCGCGGTCGGCTGGGTGGCCTGGCTGTGCTTCGCCTGGTCGGTGCTGCTGGAGATCCCGGCGCAGCTGCGCGGACGGGTGGCCCGGCGGATCCCGGCGTTCGGCTGGAGCCAGCGGCTGGCCGCCGGACTGGTCGGCTCGGTGCTGGCTCTGCTGCCGGTGGCCGGTTCCGCCTTCGCCGCCGCACCGGAGGCGGTCCACGCGGCCGTCGCCCCGGCGCAGCTGGCGGCCGCGCCGCAGTACCCGGCGCTGCCCGCGGCCGCCGCCGCCCCGGCCGCGCCCGCCGCCGACGCCCAGCCCGGCTACACCGTCCGCGACACCCGGCCCGCCGACAGCCTCTGGTCCATCGCCGAGCGCCAACTCGGCTCCGGGGAGCGGTGGGTGGAGATCGCCCGGCTCAACGACGGCCGGGTGATGGACGAGTCGGGGAGCCGGTTCGACGCCGACCGGCCGATCCAGCCCGGCTGGAAGCTGGTCATGCCCGCCGACGCCAAGCCGGACGACCGCGCCGCCGCCCAGGGCGACCAGGGCACCCCGCCCGCCCTGCCCGAAGGCTCCGCCCCGGCCCACGTCCCCGCCCACGCCACCGTGACCGTCCGCTCCGGGGACAGCCTCTCCGCCATCGCCCAGCGGGAGTTGGGCGACGGCGACCAGTGGCCGCAGCTGTTCGAGGCGAACAAGGGCGTGGCCACCCCGGACGGCGAGCGGCTCACCGACCCCGACCTGCTGGTACCCGGCACGGTGCTGGCCATCCCGGGTGCGGCCACCGCCGAGCCGCCCGCCCCGGCCCCGCAGCAGCCCGCGCCCGCACCTGCGCCCGCGCCCGCACCCGCGCCGCAGGCGGAGACCCCGGCACCCCAAGCCCCGGCACCCCAGCCTCCGGCGCCGGAAGCCACGTCTGCGCCCGAGCCCACGTCGACGTCTGCGCCGACCTCGCAGGCACAGACCCCGGCGCCGGCCTCCTCCGCGCCCGAGAGCGCCGCCGCCGGGACCCCCGCTCCGGAGTCGGCCGGCCCGGCCGGCCCGGCGGCCGAACACCGCACGGCCCGGCCGAGCGACGACTACTCCGCCGCGCTGGCCGCCTCCGCCGTCGGCGTCCTGCTCGCCGCCGTGATGATCGGCGCGGTCTCCCGCCGCCGCGGCGACCAGCAGCGCGCCCGCCGCCCCCGGCACCGGATCGCCCTGCCGGGCCAGGCCGCCGGCGCCTTCGAGGCCGAGCTGCGGGCCCGCCAGAACGAGGCCGGCCTGGACCTGCTCGACCGCGCCCTGCGGACTCTCACCCGCAACACCGTCCGCACCGGCAAGCGGCTGCCCGCCCTGATCGCCGCCCGGGTCACCCGGGACCGGACGGTCGAACTCCACCTCGCCGCCCCCGCCGTGCCCGTCGCGCCGTTCCGAGCCGCCCACGCCCCGAACGTCTGGTGGTGCCCGGCGGACGCCTCCGACCTGCTCTCCAAGGGCCAGGCCGCCAAGCACAACGCCCCGTACCCGGCCCTGGTGACCCTCGGCAGCTCCCCGGACGGCTCGGTGGTGCTCGCCGACCTGGAGACCGTCCGGCTGGTCCACCTCTCCGGCCACCCGGAGGACGCCGAGGACGTGCTGCGCACCCTGGCCGTCGAGCTCGCGCACAGCCCGCTCGCCGACCGGCTCCACCTGCACCTGGTCGGCTTCGCCGGTGAACTCCCGCTCGCCGGCCCGGCCGTGGAGCGGGTGCACCACCACGCCACCATCGAGGCGGCCCTCGCCGTCCTCGGCCCGCGGACCGCCAAGGCCCGGGCCACCCTGGTCGCCGCCGACGCCAGCAGCCCGCGCGACGCCCGCAGCCGGGGGGACGCCGACGACGCCTGGGTGCCCGAGATCCTGCTGTCGGCCGAGCCGCCGACCGGGACCGTCCCCGGTGAACTGGGCCGGCTGCTCGACGGCCGCCCGCGTACCTGCCTCGCCGTGATCACCCGGGCGCCCGAGCGCGGCGCCGGCCCGGTCGCCCGCTGGACGCTGCCCAGCACCGGCCAGGCGACCCTGCCCGGGCTGCACCTGAGCGTGGAACTCCAGCGGCTCGACCCGCAGCAGCTCGGGCTGCTCGGCGAACTCGTCCGCAGCTCCGGCGACCTCACCCAGCACCCCGCCCCGGACTGGACCCTCGACGGTCCCGGCGAGGACCTCGACCCGACCGAACTCCCCACCCCCGTACCGGTCCTGGCCGCGCTCGGGGCGGTGAACGGAACCACCGGGCCCGCCGCGGTCACCGCCGCCGCGCTCGGTTCCGGGCCGTCGGAGGACGGGGAGGGCGGGCCGCGGCTGCTGGCCCGGGTCATCGGCACCGGCGCCAGCCCGTTCGCCGGCACCGGGCCGACCGCCACCCCGGCGCCCGGCCCCGCCTCCCGCCACCTGGTCAACGGGCTGGGGCGGCACGCCCTGAACCAGACCACGGTCGAGCTGGCGAAGCCGGTCGTCCCCGTGGCGCCGGCGGCACCCGTCGCGTCCGTCGCGTCGGCCGGATCCGCCGGTTCGCCCGAGGACGTCTCCGGGCCGGCCGCCGAGTACGGGCGGTTCGCGGAGACGGCGGCGCTGGCCCTGCCCGCGGCGGTGGAGGAGCCCGTGGAGGCGGCGGAGTCCGAACAGGACGTGGAGGCCGAGGAGTTCGGGCCGGCGGAGCCGACGGCGTTCACCGATCCGGCCCGGATCGCCCCGGTGCAGCCGGTGGCCGTGCCCGGACCGGTGAGCCCCGAACCGGTGAGCCCCGAGGCGGTGACCGCTGAGCCGGTGACCACTGGGCCGGTTCCCGCGTCGGCGGCCGGGGAGGAGGGCGGCGAGCCCGCGCACCCCGACGCCGTCGCGGCCGAGGCGCGCCCCCGGGCGGGCCGGACCGACAGCGACGACCTGCTCGCCATCCTCCGCTCGCCGGAGGCCCACACCCTGCGCACCGCGCCCCGGATCCGGGTGCTCGGGCCGCCGGACATCCTCGGCGCGGCCGGTTCCGCCGACCCCGGCGCGGTGCTCCGGCTGACCGAGCTGGCCGCGTTCCTGGCCCTCCGCCCGGGCACCGGCCACGCCGACCTGGACCAGCGGATCCACCCCGGCGCGGCCCACCTCGCCCCCGCCGACGGCGAGGCCGCCGTCCCGCCGTCCGCCGGGCCGCTGGCCGCCAAACTGGAGGGGCTGGCCGCCTGGTTGGGCACCTCATCGGAGGGCCGGTCCTTCCTCCCGGTCGACCAGCCGGAGTCGTACCACCTCGCGCCCACGGTCACCTGCGACTGGGACGAGTTCCGCAGTCTGTACCGCCGCGGCATGCGGAGCACCAGCACCACCGCCGACGCGGCGCTGGCGCACGCCCTCGCCCTGGTGCGGGGCGCGCCGTTCGCGGAGGTGGCCGGTGACACGTACGGCTGGGCGGAGGCGGAGCGGCAGGACATGCTCGCCGCCATCGTCGACACCGCCCACGAACTCGCCGCGCGACGGCTCCAGTACGGCGACCACCGCACCGCCGAGGCCGCGATCTTCCGCGCCCTGGCGGTCGCCCCGGACGTCGAACTCCTCCACCGCGACCTGTTCTACGCCTACGCCTCGGCCGGCGCCCGGGACCAGCTCGTCCGCGCGGTCAACCGTCTCGACGCCCTCTCCCGCCGCACCGGCCGCGACCTCGACCCGGACACGGTGGCGCTCCTGCGCGACCTCCTCTCGGGCTCCTAG
- a CDS encoding acyl-CoA dehydrogenase family protein yields the protein MDLELSEEQAAVRVLAAEFTDREIAPFAAEWDRAESVDLGVVRKLGKLGFLGLTIPEEYGGSGGDHLAYCLVLEELGRGDSSVRGIVSVSLGLVGKSIYGYGTEEQKRHWLPRLTSGEALGCFALTEPGTGSDAANLTTRAVRDGGDWLITGAKMFITNGTWAEVALVFARTGEAGHRGVTAFLVPTDLPGFERRLIHGKLGLRGQATAELVLDGVRVPDSARLGPEGKGFSVAMSALAKGRMSVAAGCVGIAQGCLDAAVRYATEREQFGRPIAGHQLVQELLADIAVDVDAARLLTWRVADRIERGLPVATESSTAKLFASEAAVRAANNALQVFGGYGFIDEYPVGKYLRDARVMTLYEGTSQIQKLLIGRSLTGVNAFQSPQDPRDPRD from the coding sequence ATGGACCTGGAGCTGTCCGAGGAGCAGGCCGCCGTCAGGGTGCTGGCGGCGGAGTTCACCGACCGCGAGATCGCGCCGTTCGCCGCCGAGTGGGACCGCGCCGAGTCGGTGGACCTGGGCGTGGTCCGCAAGCTCGGCAAGCTGGGCTTCCTGGGGCTCACCATCCCGGAGGAGTACGGCGGCAGCGGCGGCGACCACCTGGCGTACTGCCTGGTGCTGGAGGAGCTGGGCCGTGGCGACTCCTCGGTGCGCGGCATCGTGTCGGTCTCGCTCGGCCTTGTCGGCAAGTCGATTTACGGTTACGGCACCGAGGAGCAGAAGCGGCACTGGCTGCCCCGGCTGACCTCCGGCGAGGCCCTGGGCTGCTTCGCGCTGACCGAGCCCGGCACCGGTTCGGACGCGGCCAACCTGACGACCCGCGCGGTACGCGACGGCGGAGACTGGCTGATCACCGGCGCCAAGATGTTCATCACCAACGGCACCTGGGCCGAGGTGGCCCTGGTCTTCGCCCGGACCGGGGAGGCCGGCCACCGCGGCGTGACCGCCTTCCTGGTCCCCACCGACCTGCCCGGCTTCGAGCGCCGGCTGATCCACGGCAAGCTTGGCCTGCGCGGCCAGGCCACCGCCGAGCTGGTGCTGGACGGCGTCCGGGTGCCCGACAGCGCCCGGCTCGGCCCCGAGGGCAAGGGCTTCTCGGTGGCGATGTCCGCCCTGGCCAAGGGGCGGATGTCGGTGGCCGCCGGCTGCGTGGGCATCGCCCAGGGCTGCCTGGACGCGGCCGTCCGGTACGCCACCGAGCGGGAGCAGTTCGGCCGGCCGATCGCCGGGCACCAGCTGGTGCAGGAGCTGCTCGCCGACATCGCGGTGGACGTGGACGCCGCCCGGCTGCTGACCTGGCGGGTCGCCGACCGGATCGAGCGCGGTCTGCCGGTCGCCACTGAGTCCTCCACCGCCAAGCTGTTCGCCAGCGAGGCCGCGGTGCGGGCCGCCAACAACGCCCTGCAGGTGTTCGGCGGCTACGGCTTCATCGACGAGTACCCGGTCGGCAAGTACCTGCGCGACGCCCGGGTGATGACCCTCTACGAGGGCACCAGCCAGATCCAGAAGCTGCTGATCGGGCGATCCCTGACCGGCGTCAACGCGTTCCAGAGTCCACAAGACCCACGAGACCCACGAGATTAG
- a CDS encoding nitric oxide synthase oxygenase produces MPDLASDRTPVRSPIGEAVAFVRQFHQEHPAAGDPAVRIREVLAEIERTGTYRHTPAELAFGAKVAWRNSARCIGRLYWRSLVVRDRREVTTADGMAAECFGHLRAATNGGRIRPVITVFAPDAPGLPAPRIRNAQLVRYAGYRDPDGHWTGDPAGAELTTLARDLGWKSGGERFDVLPLVIQERPTADPRWYELPDDVVLEVPLRHPEHGWFAELGLRWYAVPAISDMVLEIGGVRYPAAPFNGWYMGTEIGARNLADADRYDMLGTVAARLGLDTSSDRTLWRDRALVELNVAVLHSFHAYGVTMADHHTESERFLRHIAQEQRQGRPTPADWSWIVPPVSGGLTPVYHRYYDPVDPDLRPAFTSREPW; encoded by the coding sequence GTGCCGGACCTCGCGTCCGACCGGACGCCGGTCCGCTCGCCGATCGGGGAGGCGGTCGCGTTCGTCCGCCAGTTCCACCAGGAGCACCCGGCCGCCGGCGACCCGGCCGTCCGGATCCGCGAGGTGCTCGCCGAGATCGAACGGACCGGCACCTACCGCCACACGCCCGCCGAACTCGCCTTCGGCGCCAAGGTCGCCTGGCGGAACTCCGCCCGCTGCATCGGCCGGCTCTACTGGCGCAGCCTGGTGGTCCGCGACCGCCGGGAGGTCACCACGGCGGACGGGATGGCCGCCGAGTGCTTCGGCCACCTCCGGGCCGCCACCAACGGCGGCCGGATCCGGCCGGTGATCACCGTCTTCGCTCCGGACGCGCCCGGCCTCCCCGCCCCGCGGATCCGCAACGCCCAGCTGGTCCGGTACGCCGGCTACCGGGATCCGGACGGACACTGGACCGGCGACCCCGCCGGTGCGGAACTCACCACCCTGGCCCGGGACCTGGGCTGGAAGAGCGGGGGCGAGCGGTTCGACGTCCTGCCGCTGGTGATCCAGGAGCGGCCCACGGCCGACCCCCGCTGGTACGAGCTGCCCGACGACGTCGTCCTGGAGGTGCCGCTGCGGCACCCCGAGCACGGGTGGTTCGCCGAGCTGGGACTGCGCTGGTACGCCGTGCCGGCGATCAGCGACATGGTGCTGGAGATCGGGGGCGTCCGGTACCCGGCGGCGCCGTTCAACGGCTGGTACATGGGGACCGAGATCGGCGCGCGGAACCTGGCGGACGCCGACCGGTACGACATGCTCGGGACGGTGGCGGCGAGGCTGGGGCTGGACACCTCCAGCGACCGGACGCTGTGGCGGGACCGGGCGCTGGTGGAGCTCAACGTCGCGGTGCTGCACTCCTTCCACGCCTACGGGGTGACCATGGCGGACCACCACACCGAGTCCGAGCGGTTCCTGAGACACATCGCCCAGGAACAGCGCCAGGGACGGCCGACCCCGGCGGACTGGAGCTGGATCGTCCCCCCGGTCTCCGGCGGCCTCACCCCCGTCTACCACCGCTACTACGACCCCGTCGACCCCGACCTCCGCCCCGCCTTCACCTCCCGCGAGCCCTGGTGA
- the fabG gene encoding 3-oxoacyl-ACP reductase FabG, whose protein sequence is MTRHAGFEGKVAVVTGAAQGIGAATALRLAEEGATVAVVDLTAGRAAATVEAITAKGGTAKAYGCDVADYDAVEAVFAAVAEDLGGIHILVNNAGITRDNLFFKMPKNDWDAVITVNLTSAYNCSHVAQKYMVKQKYGKIVSLSSRSALGNRGQANYAAAKAGIQGLTATLAIELGPFNINVNAVAPGYIATAMTAATAERVGSSAEEHQALAADRTPLRRVGQPEEIASVVVFLASEDASYVSGQTLYVNGGAR, encoded by the coding sequence ATGACTCGTCACGCAGGCTTCGAGGGCAAGGTCGCCGTGGTCACCGGCGCGGCTCAGGGCATCGGCGCCGCCACCGCACTGCGGCTGGCCGAGGAGGGCGCGACCGTCGCCGTGGTCGACCTGACCGCCGGGCGGGCCGCCGCCACCGTGGAGGCGATCACCGCCAAGGGCGGCACCGCGAAGGCGTACGGCTGCGACGTCGCCGACTACGACGCGGTGGAGGCGGTGTTCGCGGCGGTCGCCGAGGACCTCGGCGGGATCCACATCCTGGTCAACAACGCCGGCATCACCCGCGACAACCTGTTCTTCAAGATGCCGAAGAACGACTGGGACGCCGTCATCACCGTCAACCTCACCAGCGCGTACAACTGCAGCCACGTGGCGCAGAAGTACATGGTGAAGCAGAAGTACGGCAAGATCGTCTCGCTGAGCTCGCGCTCCGCCCTCGGCAACCGCGGCCAGGCCAACTACGCCGCCGCCAAGGCCGGCATCCAGGGTCTCACCGCCACCCTGGCGATCGAGCTCGGCCCGTTCAACATCAACGTCAACGCCGTCGCCCCCGGCTACATCGCCACCGCGATGACCGCCGCCACCGCCGAGCGGGTCGGCTCCAGCGCCGAGGAGCACCAGGCGCTGGCGGCCGACCGCACCCCGCTCCGGCGGGTCGGACAGCCCGAGGAGATCGCCTCCGTGGTCGTCTTCCTCGCCAGCGAGGACGCCTCCTACGTGAGCGGGCAGACCCTGTACGTCAACGGGGGCGCCCGCTGA
- a CDS encoding S66 family peptidase, with product MVDPVYPPKPRPGDRVAIISPSAGLPGLFPLPYELGLRRLVEDFGLTPVEYPTTRLMGADPRARAADIHAAFTDPDIKAVIASIGGDDQIAVIPHLDGELLRANPKPFFGYSDNTNLLHHLAGLGIVGYHGGTVMCQFGRPGAMDPLTADSVRAALFTSGPYELTAASRIVEENGRWEDPATFEAELATEPAPGWTWHRPDRVVEGTSWGGCVEIVAWLLMADRGIGPVEDYAGRVLFLETSEELISSAEVYYTLRSMGERGLLRQFPALLMGRAMAWSHQRHNDAAARERHRAEQRAAVLRALAEYAPDTMAVFDVDLGHTEPQLVIPYGGRIRVDGPARRITVTY from the coding sequence ATGGTTGATCCCGTCTATCCTCCCAAACCGCGTCCCGGCGACCGGGTGGCGATCATCTCGCCCTCCGCCGGACTGCCCGGTCTGTTCCCGCTGCCGTACGAACTCGGCCTGCGCAGGCTGGTCGAGGACTTCGGCCTCACGCCGGTCGAGTACCCGACCACCCGGCTGATGGGCGCCGACCCGCGGGCCCGGGCGGCGGACATCCACGCCGCGTTCACGGACCCGGACATCAAGGCCGTCATCGCCAGCATCGGCGGCGACGACCAGATCGCGGTGATCCCGCACCTGGACGGGGAGCTGCTGCGCGCCAACCCCAAGCCGTTCTTCGGCTACAGCGACAACACCAACCTGCTGCACCACCTGGCCGGGCTGGGCATCGTCGGCTACCACGGCGGCACGGTGATGTGCCAGTTCGGCCGGCCGGGGGCGATGGACCCGCTGACCGCCGACTCGGTCCGCGCCGCGCTCTTCACCTCCGGCCCGTACGAGCTGACCGCCGCGTCCCGGATCGTCGAGGAGAACGGCCGCTGGGAGGACCCGGCCACCTTCGAGGCCGAGCTGGCCACCGAACCCGCGCCCGGCTGGACCTGGCACCGGCCGGACCGGGTGGTCGAGGGCACCTCCTGGGGCGGCTGCGTGGAGATCGTCGCCTGGCTGCTGATGGCGGACCGCGGTATCGGCCCGGTCGAGGACTACGCCGGGCGGGTGCTCTTCCTGGAGACCTCCGAGGAGCTGATCAGCTCCGCCGAGGTCTACTACACCCTCCGGTCGATGGGGGAGCGCGGCCTGCTCCGGCAGTTCCCCGCGCTGCTGATGGGACGGGCGATGGCGTGGAGCCACCAGCGTCACAACGACGCCGCCGCCCGCGAACGGCACCGCGCCGAGCAGCGCGCCGCCGTGCTGCGCGCGCTGGCCGAGTACGCCCCGGACACCATGGCGGTCTTCGACGTCGACCTCGGGCACACCGAGCCGCAGCTGGTCATCCCGTACGGCGGGCGGATCCGGGTGGACGGTCCGGCCCGCCGGATCACCGTCACCTACTGA